The following coding sequences are from one Novosphingobium sp. KACC 22771 window:
- a CDS encoding VOC family protein: protein MFTHIMVGCSDPAKSKVFYDALFGALGGNPGFGTGKGAFYQHNGGAFGFTLPANGQPATYANGGTIGFGATSTEMVDAWHAAGVANGGVCEGAPGPRAMPGRNLYGAYLRDPDGNKICAFVDLTEKA, encoded by the coding sequence ATGTTCACCCATATCATGGTCGGTTGCAGCGATCCGGCCAAATCCAAGGTCTTTTACGATGCGCTGTTCGGCGCGCTGGGCGGCAATCCCGGTTTCGGCACCGGCAAGGGCGCGTTCTATCAGCACAATGGCGGCGCTTTCGGCTTCACCCTGCCCGCCAATGGCCAGCCTGCCACCTACGCCAACGGCGGCACGATCGGCTTTGGCGCGACCAGCACCGAGATGGTCGATGCATGGCATGCGGCCGGTGTGGCCAATGGCGGCGTGTGCGAAGGCGCGCCGGGGCCGCGCGCGATGCCGGGCCGCAATCTGTATGGCGCCTATCTGCGCGATCCGGACGGCAACAAGATCTGCGCCTTTGTCGATCTGACGGAAAAAGCCTGA
- a CDS encoding NAD(P)H-dependent oxidoreductase subunit E, which produces MTMERLQEILARHAGTEGPLLPILHDVQRTFGCVSPDTQQAIAQALNLSRAEVHGVVSFYHDFTEEADPRPCVQLCRAEACQARGVEALVEAAEAAAGGRVRIAPVYCLGLCSVGPAARVGDALHARLDAAALVRLVEAA; this is translated from the coding sequence ATGACCATGGAGCGCCTGCAAGAGATCCTCGCCCGGCATGCCGGGACCGAGGGGCCGCTGTTGCCGATCCTGCATGATGTGCAGCGCACGTTCGGCTGCGTTTCGCCCGACACGCAGCAGGCCATCGCGCAGGCGCTCAACCTCTCCCGCGCCGAGGTGCATGGCGTGGTCAGTTTCTATCACGACTTCACCGAGGAGGCCGATCCGCGCCCCTGTGTCCAGCTCTGCCGCGCCGAGGCCTGTCAGGCACGCGGGGTTGAGGCTCTGGTCGAGGCCGCAGAAGCCGCCGCCGGGGGCCGCGTGCGGATTGCGCCGGTCTATTGCCTTGGCTTGTGCAGCGTCGGCCCCGCCGCAAGGGTGGGCGATGCCTTGCATGCCCGGCTCGATGCGGCCGCGCTGGTGCGGTTGGTGGAGGCGGCATGA
- a CDS encoding NADH-ubiquinone oxidoreductase-F iron-sulfur binding region domain-containing protein → MMIVRISDDSLALALGADALAAAFTAAGASVERVSSWGMHWLEPLVEVDGIGYGPATVDDVAAILDGTSALNIGPIAQHPFIKPQQRLTFARAGRTRPLSLEDYEATGGWSGLRRAQAMSGEAVIAEVTQSGLRGRGGAGFPAGIKWNTVAKAPGDRKYVVCNADEGDSGTFADRMLMEGDPFQLIEGLAICAHAVGAQTAYIYTRSEYPHAIAKLRAAIDLAAAIIAPLHMEVREGAGAYVCGEETSLLNSIEGKRGVVRAKPPLPALEGLFGCPTVVNNVLTVAAIPHILSEGGAAEYAALGVDRSLGTKPIQLAGNIKHGGLYETAFGIRLHDLVYTIGGGTASGRPVKAVQVGGPLGAYIPPSQFDLPFDYEAYARADALIGHGGVVVLDDGADMGRLARFAMEFCAVESCGKCTPCRIGSTRGVELLDRIRAGAKVLDPVGALPQMHNAPKVARTADQDIALLEELCETMKFGSLCALGGFTPYPVLSALRHWPEDFQ, encoded by the coding sequence ATGATGATCGTCCGCATTTCCGATGATTCGCTTGCCCTCGCGCTGGGCGCCGATGCTCTGGCGGCCGCCTTTACCGCGGCGGGCGCGAGCGTGGAGCGCGTGTCGAGCTGGGGCATGCATTGGCTCGAACCCTTGGTTGAGGTGGATGGCATCGGCTATGGCCCGGCCACGGTCGATGATGTGGCCGCGATCCTCGACGGGACCAGCGCGCTGAACATCGGCCCGATTGCGCAGCATCCCTTTATCAAGCCCCAGCAGCGGCTGACCTTCGCCCGCGCGGGGCGGACGCGGCCTTTGTCCTTGGAGGATTACGAGGCCACCGGCGGCTGGTCCGGCCTGCGCCGCGCGCAGGCCATGTCCGGCGAGGCGGTGATTGCCGAAGTCACGCAATCGGGCCTGCGCGGACGCGGCGGGGCGGGCTTTCCGGCGGGGATCAAGTGGAACACCGTGGCCAAGGCGCCGGGCGACCGCAAATATGTCGTCTGCAATGCCGATGAGGGCGACAGCGGCACCTTCGCCGACCGGATGCTGATGGAGGGCGATCCCTTCCAACTGATTGAAGGTCTAGCGATCTGCGCGCATGCCGTCGGCGCGCAAACCGCCTATATCTACACCCGCAGCGAATATCCCCATGCGATCGCCAAGCTGCGCGCCGCCATTGACCTTGCCGCCGCCATCATCGCTCCGCTCCACATGGAAGTCCGCGAAGGCGCAGGCGCCTATGTCTGCGGCGAGGAAACTTCGCTGCTCAATTCCATCGAGGGCAAGCGCGGCGTGGTGCGCGCCAAGCCGCCCCTGCCAGCACTTGAAGGCCTGTTCGGCTGCCCCACGGTGGTCAACAATGTGCTGACCGTGGCGGCCATCCCGCACATCCTGTCCGAAGGCGGGGCGGCGGAATATGCCGCACTTGGCGTGGACCGCAGCCTTGGCACCAAGCCGATCCAGCTGGCGGGCAATATCAAGCACGGCGGCCTGTATGAAACCGCCTTTGGCATCCGTCTACATGATCTGGTTTACACCATCGGCGGCGGCACGGCCTCGGGTCGTCCGGTGAAAGCAGTGCAGGTGGGCGGGCCTCTTGGGGCCTATATCCCGCCATCGCAATTCGATCTGCCGTTTGATTATGAGGCCTATGCCCGCGCCGATGCCTTGATCGGCCATGGCGGGGTGGTGGTGCTGGATGATGGCGCCGATATGGGCCGCCTTGCCCGTTTCGCCATGGAATTTTGCGCGGTGGAAAGCTGCGGCAAATGCACGCCATGCCGGATTGGCTCGACGCGCGGGGTCGAATTGCTCGACCGCATCCGCGCCGGGGCCAAGGTGCTCGATCCGGTAGGCGCTCTGCCGCAGATGCATAATGCGCCCAAAGTGGCCCGCACCGCCGATCAGGACATCGCCCTGCTCGAAGAGCTTTGCGAGACGATGAAGTTCGGCTCGCTCTGCGCGCTGGGCGGGTTCACGCCCTATCCGGTGCTCTCGGCGCTGCGGCATTGGCCGGAGGACTTTCAATGA
- the mobA gene encoding molybdenum cofactor guanylyltransferase, which produces MILGAVLAGGLSTRFGSDKALAVLDGQTLIARAVALLGRQCSAVVAVGREQAPAPCIPDWPAPGMGPLGGLAAALRHARDNGFTDVLCISVDAVGLDDRLLGRLFPAPAYVESQPVIGLWPAHAADAVEAILRGTGKHSLRALVEATGARAVTLPRNPANINSPEDLAQCEEAIHGL; this is translated from the coding sequence ATGATTCTGGGCGCCGTCCTTGCCGGTGGCCTCTCCACCCGTTTTGGCAGCGACAAGGCGCTGGCCGTGCTCGACGGGCAAACGCTGATCGCGCGCGCGGTTGCCCTGCTGGGCCGCCAATGCAGCGCGGTGGTGGCGGTCGGCCGCGAACAGGCCCCCGCCCCCTGCATCCCCGACTGGCCCGCGCCGGGCATGGGGCCGCTGGGCGGATTGGCAGCCGCGCTGCGCCATGCGCGCGACAATGGCTTTACCGATGTGCTGTGCATCTCGGTCGATGCGGTGGGGCTGGATGACCGGCTGCTGGGCCGCCTGTTTCCTGCGCCCGCCTATGTCGAGAGCCAGCCGGTGATCGGCCTTTGGCCCGCCCATGCCGCCGATGCCGTTGAGGCGATCCTGCGCGGGACCGGCAAACATTCGCTGCGCGCGCTGGTCGAGGCGACCGGCGCGCGCGCAGTCACGCTGCCGCGCAACCCCGCCAATATCAATTCCCCCGAAGATCTCGCCCAATGCGAGGAGGCAATCCATGGCCTATGA